The following are from one region of the Halarcobacter sp. genome:
- a CDS encoding lysophospholipid acyltransferase family protein codes for MKLFLITRVVPFILQLFVRFIYLTSKKVFHHPKIDLNEPFIVTFWHGELLMQPFNYKKIKPKGKVSAMISEHKDGEAITRTVEYLGIDSIRGSSTRGGAKALIGAIKELKAGDDIAITPDGPRGPRHSVADGIVAISQKTNARILIFNCKPTKYWQFNSWDKFIVPKPFGKLEFFIQEPFDVNSLDNNEAKELIKKKLLLNSME; via the coding sequence ATGAAGCTTTTTCTAATCACAAGAGTTGTTCCATTTATATTACAACTTTTTGTAAGATTTATCTATTTAACAAGTAAAAAAGTTTTTCATCATCCAAAAATAGATCTCAATGAGCCTTTTATTGTTACTTTTTGGCATGGTGAGCTTTTAATGCAGCCTTTTAACTATAAGAAAATTAAGCCAAAAGGCAAAGTTAGTGCTATGATAAGTGAGCACAAAGATGGGGAAGCTATTACAAGAACTGTTGAGTATTTGGGAATTGACTCAATTAGAGGTTCGAGTACTAGAGGGGGAGCGAAAGCTTTAATAGGAGCAATTAAAGAGTTAAAAGCAGGTGATGATATAGCAATCACTCCAGATGGACCAAGAGGTCCAAGGCATTCAGTTGCTGATGGAATTGTAGCTATTTCACAGAAAACAAATGCTAGAATACTTATATTTAATTGTAAACCAACTAAATATTGGCAGTTTAATTCGTGGGATAAGTTTATTGTTCCTAAGCCTTTTGGGAAACTAGAGTTTTTTATTCAAGAACCATTTGATGTAAACTCTTTAGATAACAATGAGGCAAAAGAGTTGATTAAAAAGAAGTTGCTTTTAAATTCAATGGAATAA
- a CDS encoding carbonic anhydrase — protein sequence MILTELIKGNESFRKNGFLDLEKEIKNLVQHGQKPEVMFIGCSDSRVTPDLMLGTKPGDMFILRNVGNFVPPYKHDEDFHGSAAAIEYAIAVLKVKHIIICGHSHCGACKSLYEDIPDDGSFIHIKTWLTLGAKAKERTLRNKKFTTEEEMYRATERNSIRHQLDNLLTYPGVAKLHEDGDLKVHGWYYDIETAQIDYYDKEDDKFKPLNEMTYEPRRD from the coding sequence ATGATTTTAACTGAGTTAATTAAAGGTAATGAAAGCTTTAGAAAAAATGGTTTTTTAGATCTTGAAAAAGAGATAAAAAATCTAGTTCAACATGGTCAAAAGCCAGAAGTTATGTTTATTGGTTGCTCTGATAGTAGAGTTACTCCTGATTTAATGTTAGGAACAAAACCTGGAGATATGTTTATCTTAAGAAATGTTGGAAATTTTGTACCTCCTTATAAACATGATGAGGATTTTCACGGAAGTGCCGCAGCTATTGAATATGCTATTGCTGTTTTAAAGGTTAAACATATTATTATTTGCGGACATTCACATTGTGGTGCATGTAAAAGTTTATATGAAGATATTCCTGATGATGGTTCTTTTATTCATATAAAAACATGGTTGACTTTAGGTGCAAAAGCGAAAGAGAGAACTCTTAGAAATAAAAAGTTTACCACTGAAGAGGAGATGTATAGAGCAACTGAGAGAAACTCTATTAGACATCAGTTAGATAATCTATTAACTTATCCAGGTGTTGCAAAACTTCATGAAGATGGAGATTTAAAAGTGCATGGTTGGTATTATGATATTGAAACAGCACAAATTGATTATTATGATAAAGAAGATGATAAATTTAAACCACTAAATGAGATGACTTATGAGCCAAGAAGAGATTGA
- a CDS encoding pyridoxal phosphate-dependent aminotransferase family protein, whose translation MYSKELNSIKKSNRLRKREVFDKSLIDLASNDYLGLTTNKDIFTKAYERVLKEQYHGPKASMLVNGYSKIHQDFEDELKKANNFEDALIVGSGFLANLSMIEALVRKGDTLFIDEEYHASGMVATRLLNKNQVIVFKHNDCNDLKNKLKQTDTKGRKIIAIEGVYSMGGDLAPKEMFDIADDENALLIVDEAHSSGVLGDNLTGIFDFYKIKAKPNHIKMGTLGKAYGSYGAYILASSNIIEFLLNRAKAVIYTTAPSLFDTALGLESLKYIQKNKELIRRKISANLQVINDILGITSHSLIIPIVFGDNKKVIEIQTSLKNEGFLVGAIRQPTVSSAIIRLIAKIDIEPFVLEKVCKKIKGFK comes from the coding sequence TTGTATTCAAAAGAACTAAATTCTATAAAAAAATCTAACAGATTACGTAAAAGAGAAGTTTTTGATAAATCTCTTATTGACTTAGCTTCAAACGACTATCTTGGTCTTACAACAAATAAAGATATTTTTACTAAAGCCTATGAAAGAGTTTTAAAAGAACAATACCATGGACCTAAAGCATCCATGTTAGTAAATGGTTATTCTAAAATTCATCAAGATTTTGAAGATGAATTAAAAAAAGCAAATAACTTTGAAGATGCACTTATTGTTGGAAGTGGCTTTTTAGCAAATCTTTCAATGATTGAAGCCTTAGTTAGAAAAGGTGATACTTTATTTATAGATGAAGAATACCATGCAAGTGGAATGGTAGCAACAAGACTTTTAAACAAAAACCAAGTTATAGTATTTAAACATAATGATTGTAATGATTTAAAAAATAAATTAAAACAAACAGATACAAAAGGAAGAAAAATCATAGCTATTGAGGGTGTTTACTCTATGGGTGGAGATTTAGCACCAAAAGAGATGTTTGATATAGCAGATGATGAAAATGCTTTACTAATAGTTGATGAAGCACACTCTTCGGGTGTTTTGGGTGACAATCTTACAGGTATATTTGACTTTTATAAAATAAAAGCAAAACCTAATCATATAAAAATGGGTACACTAGGAAAAGCTTATGGAAGTTATGGTGCTTATATTCTAGCTAGTTCTAATATAATTGAGTTTTTATTAAATAGAGCAAAAGCGGTTATATATACTACTGCTCCTTCCCTTTTTGATACAGCATTAGGCCTAGAATCTTTAAAATATATTCAAAAAAATAAAGAGCTTATTAGAAGGAAAATATCAGCCAATTTACAAGTTATAAATGATATTTTAGGTATAACTTCACATAGCTTAATTATTCCAATAGTATTTGGTGATAATAAAAAAGTTATTGAGATACAAACTAGTTTAAAAAATGAAGGCTTTTTAGTTGGAGCAATAAGGCAACCAACTGTAAGTAGTGCAATAATAAGACTTATTGCTAAAATAGATATAGAACCTTTTGTTTTAGAAAAGGTGTGTAAAAAAATAAAGGGGTTTAAATGA
- the miaB gene encoding tRNA (N6-isopentenyl adenosine(37)-C2)-methylthiotransferase MiaB, which yields MSKQEDKKLFIQTLGCQMNDTDSQHMIAELKEHKNYSTTDNIEDADLIIINTCSVREKPVSKLFSEIGQFNVKKKEGAKIGVCGCTASHLGQDIMKRAPYVDFVLGARNISKIKDVVDKKGAIEIDIDYDDSTYQFAQNSHNLYKTSVNISIGCDKECTYCIVPATRGDEISIPPEMIVEQIKKDVAKGAKEVTLLGQNVNSYGRRFSDKREKTTFTKLLQEVSKVEGLERIRFTSPHPLHMDDDFIEEFAKNPKISKCIHMPLQSGSTTILKAMKRGYTKEWFLNRAKKIRDLVPEVRITTDIIVAFPGETQEDFEDTIDVINQVKFDQIFNFKYSPRPNTQALNLKDIEVADEIGSARLIEVIELHKKHQSELMDANIGKTVSVLFESLKPNGEVSGFTDNYCQVFVKGSDELLGKIVDVKVTDATRTALKGEVVK from the coding sequence ATGAGTAAACAAGAAGACAAAAAACTATTTATACAGACTCTTGGCTGTCAGATGAATGATACTGACAGTCAACATATGATTGCTGAACTAAAAGAGCATAAAAATTATAGTACAACAGATAATATTGAAGATGCAGATTTAATTATTATTAATACATGTTCAGTAAGAGAAAAACCTGTTTCTAAACTTTTTTCAGAAATAGGGCAATTTAATGTAAAGAAAAAAGAGGGTGCAAAAATTGGAGTATGCGGTTGTACTGCAAGTCACCTTGGTCAAGATATTATGAAAAGAGCTCCATATGTGGACTTTGTTCTTGGAGCTAGAAATATTTCAAAAATAAAAGATGTAGTTGATAAAAAAGGTGCAATTGAGATTGATATAGATTATGATGATTCAACTTATCAATTTGCACAAAATTCACATAATTTATATAAAACGTCTGTAAACATCTCAATAGGTTGTGATAAAGAGTGTACTTATTGTATTGTTCCTGCAACAAGAGGTGATGAGATTTCAATTCCACCTGAAATGATTGTTGAACAAATCAAAAAAGATGTAGCAAAAGGTGCAAAAGAGGTAACTCTTTTAGGACAAAATGTAAACTCTTATGGAAGAAGATTTAGTGATAAAAGAGAGAAAACAACTTTTACAAAACTTCTTCAAGAGGTCTCAAAAGTTGAAGGTCTAGAAAGAATCAGATTTACTTCACCACATCCATTACACATGGATGATGATTTTATTGAAGAGTTTGCAAAAAATCCAAAAATTTCAAAATGTATCCATATGCCTTTACAAAGTGGATCAACTACTATTTTAAAAGCTATGAAAAGAGGATACACTAAAGAGTGGTTTTTAAATAGAGCTAAAAAGATTAGAGATTTAGTTCCTGAGGTTAGAATTACTACTGATATTATCGTAGCTTTCCCTGGTGAAACACAAGAGGATTTTGAAGATACAATTGATGTAATTAATCAAGTGAAGTTTGATCAAATATTTAATTTCAAATACTCACCTAGACCAAATACACAAGCTTTAAATCTAAAAGATATTGAAGTAGCTGATGAGATAGGAAGTGCAAGACTTATAGAGGTTATTGAGCTTCATAAAAAACATCAAAGTGAACTTATGGATGCAAACATAGGAAAAACTGTGAGTGTTTTATTTGAAAGTTTAAAACCAAATGGTGAAGTATCAGGATTTACTGATAATTATTGTCAGGTTTTTGTAAAAGGTAGTGATGAGCTTCTTGGAAAAATAGTTGATGTAAAAGTTACTGATGCTACAAGAACAGCATTGAAAGGTGAAGTGGTAAAATAG
- the cysS gene encoding cysteine--tRNA ligase, producing MARLTIFDSVKKEKVLFEPIKGNDVKVYVCGPTVYDDSHLGHARSAIAFDLLHRVLKANGYKVTMTKNFTDIDDKIIKKMHESNRSLEDITSEYINKYKSDMQDLNILPNSFEPKATENLQIMIEMIEDLMNKDIAYKISDGVYFDVSKDEHYGSLSHRASDENSIARVEANTEKRNPSDFALWKFEKQNDVAYESPFGKGRPGWHIECSAMINKHLAYKDEAYQIDIHGGGADLLFPHHENEAAQTRCSTKAHLAKYWMHNGFVTIDGEKMSKSLGNSFFLKDILKSYSGEVVRFYLLTAQYRANFNFNEEDLISSKKRLDKLYRVKKRVYGLGKSAVNKDFKESILSALNDDLNTAKAISIIDEYINKANETLDKEPKNKNFKKELVATFEFIDEIIGIGFEDAYKYFQFGISKEDIENIESLIEKRTQAKKEKDFETADKIRDEITTLGVSIMDTPNGVVWEKL from the coding sequence ATGGCAAGATTAACTATATTTGATTCGGTTAAAAAAGAGAAAGTTCTTTTTGAACCAATAAAAGGCAATGATGTAAAAGTTTATGTGTGTGGACCAACAGTTTATGATGATTCACATTTAGGTCATGCTAGAAGTGCAATTGCATTTGACCTTCTTCACAGAGTTTTAAAAGCGAATGGTTACAAAGTAACTATGACCAAAAACTTTACAGATATTGATGATAAAATCATCAAAAAAATGCATGAATCAAATAGAAGTTTAGAAGATATCACAAGTGAATATATAAATAAATATAAAAGTGATATGCAAGATTTAAATATCTTACCAAACAGCTTTGAGCCAAAAGCTACTGAAAATCTTCAAATCATGATTGAGATGATTGAAGATTTGATGAATAAAGATATTGCATATAAAATTTCAGATGGTGTTTATTTTGATGTATCAAAAGATGAACACTATGGTTCACTTTCACACAGAGCAAGCGATGAAAACTCAATTGCTAGGGTTGAAGCAAATACTGAAAAAAGAAATCCAAGTGATTTTGCTCTTTGGAAATTTGAAAAACAAAACGATGTAGCTTATGAATCACCTTTTGGGAAGGGACGTCCAGGATGGCATATAGAGTGTAGTGCTATGATAAATAAACATCTTGCATACAAAGATGAAGCTTATCAAATAGATATTCATGGTGGTGGAGCAGATTTACTTTTTCCTCACCATGAAAATGAAGCAGCACAAACTAGATGCTCAACAAAAGCACACTTAGCAAAATACTGGATGCATAATGGTTTTGTAACTATTGATGGAGAAAAAATGAGTAAATCTTTAGGGAATTCATTTTTCCTAAAAGATATTTTAAAATCATACTCAGGTGAAGTTGTAAGATTTTATCTTTTAACAGCACAATATAGAGCAAACTTTAATTTCAATGAAGAGGATTTAATCTCTTCTAAAAAAAGATTAGACAAACTATATAGAGTTAAAAAAAGAGTTTATGGTTTAGGTAAATCAGCTGTAAATAAAGATTTTAAAGAGAGTATTTTGTCTGCTTTAAATGATGATTTAAATACAGCAAAAGCTATCTCAATCATAGATGAATATATCAACAAAGCAAATGAAACTTTAGATAAAGAACCAAAAAACAAAAACTTTAAAAAAGAGCTAGTGGCTACTTTTGAGTTTATTGATGAGATTATTGGTATTGGATTTGAAGATGCTTATAAATATTTTCAGTTTGGTATCTCAAAAGAGGATATTGAAAATATTGAATCTCTAATCGAAAAAAGAACACAAGCTAAAAAAGAAAAAGATTTTGAAACTGCTGATAAAATCAGAGATGAAATCACAACTTTAGGTGTTTCAATTATGGACACTCCAAACGGTGTAGTTTGGGAAAAACTATAA
- the nusA gene encoding transcription termination factor NusA, whose protein sequence is MDKIIDILDSIAYEKGLKIEDVENALKEALIKTAEKMVDSTLRFDAEIDRPNKKLELFQKIEVVPNDDERLNEDGLDEYENIISKENYISIDEAKKIDESLEVGDFVNYDLEFENMGRNAATILHNNFEYRVQRFLEESLLSKYKNKIGKTISGSVTRVDRQENTFVEIGEVKGMLPRKSRIKGESFKVGDTVKAVVRGVNIDKTNGLVVEISRTSPKFLESLLKSEVPELKDEIIAIEASARIPGSRAKIALSTTDATVDPIGSIVGVKGVRIGAVSRQLSGENIDCVEYSNVPEMFIARALSPAIISSVKIEKHAEGNEKGKAVVTIPSDQKSKAIGKAGLNIRLASMLTKYDIELKEIGGAPVGGNNSETQEQEKTTDTASLEALFK, encoded by the coding sequence ATGGACAAAATTATAGATATTTTAGATTCTATCGCCTATGAAAAAGGCTTAAAAATTGAAGATGTTGAAAATGCATTAAAAGAAGCATTAATTAAAACTGCTGAAAAAATGGTAGATTCTACACTAAGATTCGATGCAGAGATTGATAGACCAAATAAAAAATTAGAACTATTTCAAAAAATTGAAGTTGTTCCAAATGATGATGAAAGATTAAATGAAGATGGTCTTGATGAATATGAAAATATTATAAGTAAAGAAAACTATATATCAATAGATGAAGCTAAAAAAATTGATGAGTCTCTAGAAGTTGGAGATTTTGTAAACTATGATTTAGAATTTGAAAACATGGGTAGAAATGCCGCTACAATCTTACATAATAACTTCGAATATAGAGTACAAAGATTTTTAGAAGAATCACTTTTAAGTAAATATAAAAATAAAATAGGAAAAACTATCAGTGGTAGTGTAACAAGAGTTGATAGACAAGAAAACACCTTTGTAGAGATTGGTGAAGTTAAAGGTATGCTTCCTAGAAAAAGTAGAATTAAAGGGGAATCTTTTAAAGTTGGTGATACTGTAAAAGCAGTTGTTAGAGGTGTAAATATTGATAAAACAAATGGTTTGGTTGTTGAGATTTCAAGAACAAGCCCTAAATTTTTAGAATCACTTTTAAAATCTGAAGTTCCTGAATTAAAAGATGAGATTATTGCCATTGAAGCAAGTGCCAGAATCCCTGGAAGTAGAGCTAAAATTGCTTTATCTACTACTGATGCTACAGTTGACCCAATTGGTTCAATTGTAGGAGTTAAAGGGGTTAGAATTGGAGCAGTTTCAAGACAATTAAGTGGAGAAAACATTGATTGTGTTGAATACTCAAATGTACCTGAGATGTTCATAGCAAGAGCTTTAAGTCCAGCAATCATTTCAAGTGTAAAAATTGAAAAACATGCAGAAGGAAATGAAAAAGGTAAAGCTGTTGTTACAATTCCAAGTGACCAAAAATCTAAAGCGATTGGAAAAGCTGGGTTAAATATTAGACTAGCTTCAATGCTTACAAAATATGATATTGAGTTAAAAGAGATTGGTGGCGCTCCTGTTGGAGGAAACAATTCTGAAACTCAAGAACAAGAAAAAACTACAGATACAGCAAGTTTAGAGGCACTATTTAAATAA
- a CDS encoding EAL domain-containing protein, whose product MWKKFNIKIQLVIFMTLIVVAVEVTTLFFILKIQKEENRNNAITQAKDITQSLNNDFLKYILNPNADILSDITFRLSAFKNINGILLFDSEHNPIFKYAHSLDLEKNKDSILKNDIIFTNEHLFIKNNIEAQGYSFGYQFMDIDLSSFKEKEKNITLTLLAIFPFALFFGFLISVFLSKNFTNPFIRLLDAMKNSDPTNNKIIKVETTANNEIKELFDGFNNQMDEIYKSSLKLQHQATHDQLTNIYNRFYIENKLQDALKNKTAKGYCLFYIDLDQFKLINDSAGYQAGDELLKMISSTYNNNLPEACTFARVDGDGFMVFYENRSKEEGIKILEKILEEFRDFRFIWANETYSISASVALIHFNAFEYTLKELLKAINTTLYTAKEKGRNKSHIYDLSDNLTKRFKTELETATLIKEALKGGPSRFELFAQDIVQLQKQSDKFSYEILIRMWDKDGNFISPGDFLPAAERYQLMAEIDMYVLWTYLETVTKDLNHIQNLHSAHINLAGSTLNNPDFQECLKKAINTFDFPWEKLELEVTESSAIGNFNMANEFIKWLKEQKIGLALDDFGTGMASFEYLKSLPFDVIKVDGSFVKDMHKDPVDKAVIKYIQEIAQLKGQETVAEYVETKEDVEELTKIGITYGQGFYLGKPRPLTTWLS is encoded by the coding sequence ATGTGGAAAAAATTTAATATAAAAATTCAGCTTGTAATATTTATGACCCTAATAGTAGTTGCCGTGGAAGTAACTACACTTTTTTTTATTCTAAAGATACAAAAAGAAGAGAATAGAAACAATGCAATAACGCAGGCAAAAGATATAACCCAATCATTGAATAACGATTTTTTAAAATATATTCTAAACCCAAATGCTGATATTTTATCAGATATAACTTTTAGATTATCAGCTTTTAAAAATATAAATGGAATTTTACTTTTTGATAGTGAACATAACCCTATTTTTAAATATGCCCATAGTTTAGATTTAGAAAAAAACAAAGATTCTATTTTGAAAAATGATATTATATTTACCAATGAGCATCTTTTTATAAAAAATAATATTGAAGCCCAAGGTTATAGTTTTGGTTATCAATTTATGGATATAGACCTATCTTCTTTTAAAGAAAAAGAGAAAAATATCACTCTAACATTACTTGCGATTTTTCCTTTTGCTTTATTTTTTGGCTTTTTAATAAGTGTATTTTTAAGTAAAAACTTCACTAATCCATTTATTAGACTTTTAGATGCTATGAAAAATAGTGATCCAACAAATAATAAAATTATAAAAGTTGAAACTACAGCAAATAACGAGATAAAAGAGTTATTTGATGGTTTTAACAATCAAATGGATGAGATATATAAATCCTCTTTAAAACTTCAACATCAAGCTACCCACGACCAATTAACAAATATATATAATAGATTTTATATTGAAAATAAACTTCAAGATGCTTTGAAAAATAAAACAGCTAAGGGGTATTGTTTATTTTATATTGATTTAGACCAATTTAAACTTATAAATGATTCAGCAGGTTATCAAGCAGGTGATGAATTACTAAAAATGATTAGTTCAACATACAATAACAATCTACCTGAAGCTTGTACTTTCGCCAGAGTTGATGGTGATGGTTTTATGGTATTTTATGAGAATAGATCAAAAGAAGAAGGTATTAAAATACTAGAAAAAATACTTGAAGAGTTTAGAGATTTTAGATTTATTTGGGCTAATGAAACCTATTCTATAAGTGCTTCAGTTGCCTTGATACACTTTAATGCTTTTGAATACACTTTAAAAGAGCTATTAAAAGCTATAAATACTACACTTTACACAGCAAAAGAGAAAGGCAGAAACAAGTCTCACATTTATGACTTAAGTGATAATTTAACTAAAAGATTTAAAACTGAACTTGAAACTGCAACTTTAATAAAAGAGGCACTAAAAGGTGGACCTTCAAGATTTGAACTATTTGCACAAGATATTGTTCAATTACAAAAACAAAGTGATAAATTCAGTTATGAGATTTTAATTAGAATGTGGGACAAAGATGGAAACTTTATATCTCCAGGGGATTTTTTACCTGCAGCTGAGAGATACCAACTTATGGCAGAAATAGATATGTATGTGTTATGGACTTATCTTGAAACAGTTACAAAAGATTTAAATCATATTCAAAACTTACACTCAGCTCATATAAATCTTGCTGGTTCTACATTAAACAATCCAGACTTTCAAGAGTGCTTAAAAAAAGCTATAAATACTTTTGATTTTCCTTGGGAAAAACTTGAACTTGAAGTTACAGAAAGTTCTGCAATTGGTAACTTTAACATGGCAAATGAATTTATCAAATGGCTAAAAGAACAAAAAATTGGTTTAGCTTTGGATGATTTTGGTACAGGTATGGCATCTTTTGAATATCTAAAAAGCTTACCTTTTGATGTAATAAAAGTTGATGGAAGTTTTGTAAAAGATATGCACAAAGACCCAGTTGATAAAGCAGTTATAAAATATATTCAAGAGATAGCTCAATTAAAAGGTCAAGAAACAGTTGCTGAGTATGTAGAAACTAAAGAGGATGTTGAAGAGTTAACAAAAATAGGGATAACTTACGGACAAGGGTTTTATTTAGGTAAACCTAGACCACTTACTACTTGGTTATCTTAA
- a CDS encoding rhodanese-like domain-containing protein, with amino-acid sequence MKKRYALIPLLLFITTFLNGVNLRVSPETLSKDLTSFKIIDVREKENYQKSHIKNALNFPAQLSYENTNLDGKVTNPNTIQKLLRELGLDIDDNIVIYDEGSFFNAARVFWTFEVYGFKNVKLLNAGFKEWENKNFPTSKEIPNIKPSQYIASVNNNRLSTKFTTQIATKNPQQVIIDARSYEAYIGEKSVAQRFGHIPKAIHIPAIHNLSKEESVMKLKNTQSLKDLYKNIEADKKVVIYCAIGKVAATNYFALRELGYDVSNYDASWKEWGNDFSLPIENKSKQ; translated from the coding sequence ATGAAAAAAAGATATGCATTAATCCCTCTTTTACTTTTTATTACAACATTTCTAAATGGTGTAAATTTAAGAGTATCCCCTGAGACTTTGTCGAAAGACCTAACTTCTTTTAAAATAATTGATGTAAGAGAAAAAGAAAATTATCAAAAGTCGCATATTAAAAATGCACTGAATTTTCCAGCCCAGCTATCTTATGAAAATACTAACTTAGATGGGAAAGTTACAAATCCTAATACAATTCAAAAGCTTCTAAGAGAACTTGGACTTGATATAGATGATAATATTGTTATCTACGATGAAGGAAGTTTCTTTAACGCAGCAAGAGTATTTTGGACTTTTGAAGTTTATGGTTTTAAAAATGTAAAACTATTAAATGCAGGCTTTAAAGAGTGGGAAAATAAAAACTTTCCAACTTCAAAAGAGATACCAAATATCAAACCTAGCCAATATATTGCTTCTGTAAATAATAACAGACTCTCTACAAAATTTACAACTCAAATTGCAACTAAAAATCCGCAACAAGTAATAATTGATGCTAGAAGTTATGAAGCATATATTGGAGAAAAATCTGTAGCTCAAAGATTTGGACATATACCAAAAGCTATACATATTCCAGCTATTCACAATTTAAGTAAAGAAGAGAGTGTAATGAAATTAAAGAATACACAGTCTTTAAAAGATCTTTATAAAAATATTGAAGCAGATAAAAAAGTGGTAATTTATTGTGCTATTGGTAAAGTTGCTGCTACAAACTATTTTGCCCTTAGAGAGTTAGGATATGATGTATCAAATTATGATGCCTCGTGGAAAGAATGGGGGAATGATTTTTCATTACCAATAGAAAACAAATCTAAGCAGTAA
- the mqnE gene encoding aminofutalosine synthase MqnE: MSILEKFEKKEDYTFEEALKLYDLELFELATLANKIREEKHGKKTYFNINRHINPTNVCKDVCQFCAYSATRKNPHQYTLTHEEIMETVDNSVKNGIKEVHIVSAHNPNTGLEWYLDIFRKIKDKHPEIHVKALTAAEIHFLSEEYKLTYEEVIEKMIESGVDSMPGGGAEIFDEKVRKRICGGKVKSDQWLKIHELWHKSGHQSNATMLFGHVESREHRIDHMLRLRKLQQQTGGFNAFIPLVYQKENNYLKVKDFLTGQEILKTMAIARILLDNIPNIKAYWVTSTTKLALLAQEFGANDLDGTIEKESIQSAAGAKSANGIALENFVDLIKNSGFIPVERDSVYNEIKVW; the protein is encoded by the coding sequence ATGAGTATTTTAGAAAAATTTGAAAAAAAAGAAGATTATACATTTGAAGAAGCATTAAAACTTTACGATTTAGAATTATTTGAATTAGCAACTCTAGCAAATAAGATTAGAGAAGAAAAGCACGGTAAAAAAACCTATTTTAATATAAATAGACATATTAATCCAACAAATGTATGTAAAGATGTGTGTCAATTCTGTGCATATAGTGCAACAAGAAAAAATCCACACCAATATACCTTAACTCATGAAGAGATTATGGAAACTGTTGATAATTCTGTAAAAAATGGAATAAAAGAGGTACATATAGTATCTGCACATAATCCAAATACAGGATTAGAATGGTATTTAGATATCTTTAGAAAGATTAAAGATAAACATCCAGAAATCCATGTAAAAGCTTTAACAGCAGCTGAGATTCACTTCTTATCAGAAGAGTACAAGCTTACATATGAAGAAGTTATTGAAAAAATGATTGAAAGTGGTGTTGATTCAATGCCAGGTGGTGGAGCTGAAATCTTCGATGAAAAGGTTAGAAAAAGAATCTGTGGTGGAAAAGTAAAATCTGACCAATGGCTAAAAATCCATGAACTATGGCATAAATCAGGACATCAAAGTAATGCAACTATGCTTTTTGGTCATGTTGAAAGTAGAGAACATAGAATTGACCATATGTTAAGACTAAGAAAACTTCAACAGCAAACTGGTGGTTTTAATGCTTTTATTCCATTAGTTTATCAAAAAGAAAATAACTATTTAAAAGTAAAAGATTTTTTAACAGGTCAAGAGATTTTAAAAACTATGGCTATTGCTAGAATTTTACTTGACAATATCCCAAATATCAAAGCTTATTGGGTTACATCAACCACTAAACTTGCTTTATTAGCCCAAGAGTTTGGTGCAAATGATTTAGATGGAACAATAGAAAAAGAATCTATTCAAAGTGCAGCTGGAGCAAAAAGTGCAAATGGAATCGCTTTAGAAAACTTTGTAGACCTAATCAAAAACTCTGGATTTATCCCAGTTGAGAGGGACTCAGTTTATAATGAAATAAAGGTTTGGTAA
- a CDS encoding HP0268 family nuclease: MELLFARNELTEKPKKVQLDKIKEELQKDGEKIFYFDRDNSHKDMMSLVDSLEDEGYNVYFREVKYGLADDEYMYEVHAL, from the coding sequence ATGGAATTATTATTCGCAAGAAACGAACTAACTGAAAAACCGAAAAAAGTTCAACTTGATAAGATAAAAGAAGAGTTACAAAAAGATGGAGAAAAAATATTTTATTTTGATAGAGATAACTCTCATAAAGATATGATGTCTTTAGTTGATTCTTTAGAAGATGAAGGTTACAACGTATACTTTAGAGAAGTAAAATATGGTCTTGCAGATGATGAATATATGTATGAGGTTCATGCTCTGTAA